The stretch of DNA TCTGGCGTGAGTTCTAGTAGTGGTAGCCATGCAAGcggtggaggtggaggtggcggcggaggcggtggcCAAGATGGTGGAACTGGATATGGTAGCGGGTCCGGCTCTGGCTCTGGTTCCAGTCAATATAGTCAAGGATCTTCATATCCTTATGGTGGTGGCTATGGTGGAGTTCCAAGGCTACGAACCCCCATCATGAGACCACACCCCAATATCCTTCACATCCTCGGTCACCGACACATTGCTTTGAGAGAGTGGTGATCATCACAATCCGTACTAGGTCACACCTATCATGACTTTGTGCCATGAAGTCACGAACGGTGGGAAGGTGCATGGTCTAATTTTCTTTTATTCATATTTTTATTGCACATTCATTTTTTTGTATGATCCACTTGTTAGATTAGAAACTTAGCTTTAGAACTTTGGCTCACTTATATCGATCACAATGGCAGAAATTGTTATTCCAATGTTGtgctttcaatttttttaatGTCGACATATGTTTTAAAGTTATGGTTGTCCAAAGTTCCTTTTTGGGGTCAAAGTCGTTACTTATTTTTATTAAGCCATGtattaattttttttgaaagcgTGCACGGTTTTTGACAGTTGTGGCTGTTCTTACACTTTCCGAAATTTGATTTCCACTCAAGATGCAAAGTTTGTTCTCCAGTCTCCAATAGTTTTTGTTGAAATGTCTAGGGGCTCAGAATAATTTTTCTACAAAACTATCTTTTTTTCCCAAACAAGGGGTTTCATTAATTGATAATAATGTATTTACAATCCTTTAGAAGGAGCTAAAAAATAGCAGACAGTGCATCTAGGATCCAGATGGATTCGTTTGCACTCGTAGCAGCTACCTACGCGAGAGCACGAGCAACCTTATTTGCTACTCCtcccgtcccaaaataagtgtttCAAACTTAATACAACTTTATACTAGAGccagtacaaagttgagacaattattttgggacggagggagtacctgcCATCCCAGAAAAACGATATCATCGTCTAGACCTCCTTCAGGGTATTGATGAGTGACATGCTACCAGACTGGATGACCAAAGATATAGTAGCTTGTTTCTGGAAAAGCTTAATACCCTCCGTACTCCGACCCATCCACTTCCTTAGGAGCATGACACCACCCACTAGGCATCGGAGCCGCCATTACCACTTGTCCCCTACAGTTCCTTGCAACTGCCCCGAAGGCTACAGAGCATGAGGacatgtcaaagcttgcatcagtACTTACTTTAGCCTAACCCGGTGGTGGGGGAGATGACCTGGAAGGTCCCTTCGGCGTTGTAGGCATCCATCATTTGATACACACACTCATCTAATTTTGTGGGTAAAGCTAGAAATGTCTATTCAAAGAAATATTTTTTTGGCATGAAAAATTTCTAGTCTATTCATACTCAATTATTTCAGTACAAATAACACCAGGGATACTAAAAATTACAACTAGATCCGtggaccacctagcgacgactacaagtgCTGGAGCGAGCCGAAGGCGTGCCGCCGTCATTGCCCCTCCCTCGCTGGAGCCAGTCAAACCTTATTGTAGTAGATAGTCGGGAATTCATCATGCTAAGGCCCCATAGAATTAGCGCACCAGAGCAGCAACCATCACTGATGAAGAAAGTCGTAGATCGAAAGGATCAAATGTGTAAACGCCACAAACACGAATGAAGACCGGATCCAAACAGATGCACCGAGGACCAGCACCGACCGAATCCCACGAGATCCGAcagagacacacctccacactcCCTCTAATGACGCTAGACGCACCATCGGGACAGGGATAGAACGTGGGAGACATTATTTCTAATGAGGGATATCGccgctgatacatctccgtcgtatctataattgttgattattccatgccaatattatacaacttttacatgcttttggcaactttttatactatttgtgggactaacatattgatccagtgcacaatgccagttcctgtttgttgcatgttttttgtttcgcagaaaatccatatcaaacggagtccaaacgggataaaaacttacggagatttttttgcaatacatatgaattttgggaagtggaatcaacgcgagacgatgcccgaggggcccacgagggtgaggggcgcgccctgggccccCGTGGCCACTCCGTagggcggttggtgcccttctttcaccgcaataaagccaatatccggataaaaattgtttcaaaatttcagcccaatcggactTACGGATCTCtaggaatttaagaaacggtgaaagggcagaatcaagGAGCGCGGAAACAGAAGGAAACacagagagagatccaatctcagaggggctctcgcccattcgccgccatggagaccatggaccagaggggaaacccttctcccatctaggggggagatcaaggaagaagaagaagaagaaggggggctctctccccctctctcccggtggcgccggaacaccaccggggccatcatcgtgatAACGATCTACACCGAAAACTTCACctccgtcatcaccaactcttccaccctctatgcagcggtgtaacccctcttttacccgatgtaatctctacttgaacatggtgctcaacgctatttattatttcccaatgatgtatgactatcctatgatgtttgagtagatccgttttgtcatatgggttaattgatgatcgtgattggtttgagctgcatgttttattattggtgttgtcctatggtgctctccgtgttgcgcaagcgtgagggatccctgctgtagggtttgcaatatgttcatgattttcttatggtggaTGGCATGAGTGATAGAAGCACATgtccgagtaagtaggttgtttgcgtatgggagtaaagaggacttgacgccttataatgctatgattgggttttaccttaatgatctttagtagtctcgggtgcttgctagagttccaatcataaatgcatatgatccaagaagaggaagtatgttagcttatgcctctcccttaaataaaattgcaataatgattaccggtctagttatcgattgtctaggcagaaataactttctcgtgacaaaaagctctctactgaaactaatttagttgtgcctttatctaaacagcccctagctttacTTACAtgatctttattatcttgcaaacctagcctacaccacctacaaagtacttctagtttcatacttgttctaagtaaggcgaacgttaagcgtgcgtagagttgtattggtggtcaatagaacttgagggaatatttgttctacctttagctcatcattgggttcgacactcttacttatcgaaagaggctacaattgatcccctatacttgtgggttatcaagacctttttctggcgccgttgctggggagcaatagcatggggtgaatattctcgtgtgtgcttgtttgctttatcactaagtgaattttatttgctgttctaagttgttctctatctttacttatggatatggaacacgaaataccaaaaaaataggtttacttgctactcatggagatggggaacctcctaaaaccctcaatgctcattatgtgaaagaaattatgcactactttaataatcccgagaaaaccccattcaattatataatgggagacacgttgggtcaacgtgaatactttagggattatcgcttgactcgaaaagggaaactattatgggatcaaatttatatgttgcatttgtatgctcggcaactatgcttgagatatgattatacttgttgctctaggatgagggctccacaccttcccttttcatgcaaatttaatgataatgaaaccttagcttcttatgctaatggcatatatgattactatgatgtggaacaaatagaagaatttgttgcttttaagggtgcttgtgGAATTGAAcctttgtttaaagagtttgaagattttgatgattcagtttacagacctgaaaatttagctatccttaaatattgctatgagaattataaatacaattatgatattgatgaatttattgagaaagtctccgccgtccgagaagagactaatattttgcaggagtctatggaagaaaaaattgatgaaactgtgagctcattggatgaaaaagatgatgaggggagcaaagaacaaaaggaggaagatcggattagctacctgtgcccaccttctaatgagagtaactctccaactcatacattatttaatgtcccttcattcttaccgaaggatgaatgccatgataattgctatgatcccgttatttcgtttgaaatatccgtttttgatgaacttgatgcttgctattctgGTGGCccagatgccaatatgaattatgcttatggagatgaacctGCTATTTTTCCTTATgataaacatgaaattgttgctattgcacccacacatgatagtcctattatccttttgaattctccaaactacactatatcggagaagtttgcacttattaaggattatattgatgggtggccttttaccgttgcacatgataattttgatgaatataatatgcatgtgcttgctgctcctacttgcaattattatgagagaggaactacatctccgcctctctatgtttccaacacgataaaattgcaagaagcttcgtatgctatgcattggcctttactcgatgtgcatgaattgttcttgtatgacatgccgatgcataggaagagagttagacttcatcattgcttgatatatgttgctttgtgctcactgccaaatgccaaatcattgctaattcaaattggctttgatataccttgggatccgggtggattcattacttgagcaccttatgcctagcttaatggctttaaagaaagcactaccaaggagacaacccggaagttttagagagtcatttatttctattgagtgcttttatagagtttcaaaacaaaaaaaatgaagaggggcacccaaaacttttcaaaaaggaaagtgaaagtgagagagacaagcattgttgaagtgagggagctccttgaactttgttcatgctcacggaaactttgtgaatcttgattacagaaactttccAACAacaataattatccccttgtaaaattccattgtattataaaagtaatgtgccaagatttgcctttaggatgtttacattgcttgttggtttgtgcggtgcaaaacagaaactttggctgtagtgcacgattttacattttttactggaacgtcaaacggttctgaaactttctGTACTGTATttttatacaaattttttatttttcctaattttttcagaatttttggagtaccagaagtatggtgaatgttcagataactacaaactgtcctgtttaagacagattctgtttctgATGCATTGTTTCcctgttttgatgaaactatcgatttctatcagtggattaagccatggaaaagttatattacagtagctacaatgaaaaaacaaaatatgaattggtttgcaatagtacttagattagtgatttcctttattatactaatggatcttaccgaactttctattgagttttgcgtggatgaagtgatcaaggatcgaggaggtctcgatatgaggagaaggaggggaggcaagatctcaagcttgggtattcccaaggccccccaagtaaatattcaaggagactcaagcgtctaagcttggggatgccccggaaggcatcccatctttcttcaacaagtatcggtatgttttcggtttcgtttcgttcatgtgatatgtgcaattcttggagcgtcttttgcatttagtcttcattttcatttgatgcaccatgctggtatgagatagtccatggttgatttataggatgctctttgcacttcacttatatcttttgagtatggctttatagaatgcttcatgtgcttcgtttatatcatttgaagtttggattgtcTGTTTCGCTACACATAGAAAACaaccatttgtagaatgctcttttgcttcacttatatttgttagagcgtgggcatatcttttgtagaaaaaattaaactctcttgcttcacttatatctatttagggagttgacaggaattggtcattcacatggttagtcataaaatcctacataaaacttgtagatcactgaatatgatatgtttgattctgtgcaatagttttgtgatataaatatggtgatattagagtcatgctagtgggtaattgtggattgtagaaatacttgtgttgaattttgtgattcccgtagcatgcacgtatggtgaactattatgtaacgaagtcggagcatgatttatttattgattgtcttccttatgagtggcggtcggggacgagcgatggtcttttcctaccaatctatccccctaggggcatgcgtctaatactttgtttcgatagcttatagacttttgcaataagtatttgagttctttatgactaatgttcaGTCCATAGATTaaatgcactctcacccttccatcattgctagcctcttcggtaccatgcattgccctttctcacctcgagagttggtgcaaacttcgcctgtgcatccaaaccccgtgatatgatacgctctgtcacacataagcctccttatatcttcctcaaaacatccaccatacctacctatcatggcatttccatagccattccgagatatattgccatgcaacttccatcataatcatatacatgacttgagcatttattgtcatattgctttgaatgatcgtaagatagctagcatgatgttttcatagCTTGTCCGTTTCTTGATTttattgctacgctagatcattgcacatcccgatacaccgccggaggcattgatatagagtcatatctttgttctagtatcgagttgtaatattgagttgtaagtaaataaaagtgtgatgatcatcattattagaacattgtcccatgtgaggttatcaaaataaaagtggccagaGAAGccccaaagagagagagagaggccaaagaagcctacaaaaaaagaaaaaaaaagaaaaaaatgagagacaagagagaagggacaatgatACTATGCTTTTACCACACtcgtgcttcagagtagcaccatgttcttcatatagagtctcttgagttatcactttcatatatgAGTGGGAATtctcattatagaacttggcttgtatattccaacgatgggcttcctcaagtgacctaggtcttcatgagcatgcaagttggatgcacacccacttagtttcagtttgagctttcatacatttatagctctagtgcatctgttgcatggcaatccctactcctcgcattgacatcaattgatgggcatctccatagcccgtttattagccacgtcgatgtgagacattctcccttttttgtcttcttgacacaacctccatcatcatattctattccacctatcgGGCTATATGCAtgactcacgctcatgtattgtgtgaaagttgaaaaggtttgagaacatcaaaattatgaaacaattgcttggcttgtcatcgtgattgtgcatgatttgaatattttgtgtgctgaatatggagcatagccaaaccatatgattttgtagggataactttctttggccatgttattttgaaaagacgtgattgctttattagtatgcttgaagtattgttgtcttaatgtcaaatgatagactattgctttgaatcactcgtgtcttaatattcatgccatgattagattacatgatcaagattatgctaggtagcattccacatcaaaaattatctttttttcatttacttacacgaggacgagtaggaattaagtttggggatgctaatacgtctctgtcgtatctataatttttgattgttccatgccaatattctacaacttttacatatttttggcaactttttatactatttgtgggactaacatattgatccagtgcccagtgccagttcctgtttgttgcatgttttttgtttcatagaaaatccatatcaaacggagtccaaacgggataaaaacttacggagatttgttttggaatatatgtgaattttgggaagtggaatcaacgcgagacgatgcccgaggggcccacgagggtgaggggcgcgccctagggggtaaggcgcgccctgggccctcatggccactccgtaaggcggttggtgcccttctttcgccgcaagaaagaaaatattCGGATAAAAATGTaccaaaatttcagcccaattggagttacggatctcccgAAATTTAAGAAActgtgaaagggcagaatcagggagcgagaaacagaaggaaacagagagagagatccaatctcggaggggttctcgcccctccgccgccatggaggccatggaccagaggggaaacgcttctcccatctagggggaaggtcaaggaagaagaagaagaaggggggctctctccccctctctcccgatggcgccggaacaccgccaGGGCCATCAACgcgacaacgatctacaccaacaacttcaccgccgtcatcaacaactcttcccccctctatgtaGTGGTGTAACCTCTCTTTTACCCTCTGTAATCtatacttaaacatggtgctcaacactatatattatttcccaatgatgtatggctatcctatgatgtttgagtagatccgttttgtcctatggcttaattgatgatcgtgattggtttgtgttgcatgttttattagtggtgttgtcctatggtgctctccgtgtcgcgcaagcgtgagggatccccgctgtagggtttgcaatatgttcattaTTTTCTTATGGTGgatggcgtgagtgacagaagcacagacccaaGTAAGTAGTTGTTTGcttatgggagtaaagaggacttgatgccttataaggctatggttgagttttaccttaatgatctttagtagttgcggatgcttgctagagttccaatcataagtgcatatggtccaagaagagaaagtatgttagcttatgcctctccctcaaataaaattgcaataatgattaccggtctagttatcgattgtctagggacaaataactttctcgtttcatacaaagtacttctagtttcatacttgttctaggtaaggcaaacgttaagcgtgcgtagacttgtatcggtggtcaatagaacttgagggaatatttgttctacctttagctcctcattgggttcgacactcttacttatcgaaagaggctacaattgatcccctatacttgtgggttatcagccgcCGCTACACAGACCCAACTAAGAAGTTGAAGCAAACAAGAACGAGAACAGTTTCCCTCCCGTCGGCGAGGGGCCGAGGTCCTCCGCACCTCCATGGCCCAAAGGCCATCGGAGATTGGGTCGACCGGTGGCGGCGCTGACGGGAGGATGAGGAAAGTGTGAGATCTTTTTTTGTGGAGGAGAAAAGAGAAGGTTTCCTATTTAAAGAAATCTAGATGCGGGCTTCTGAATTCTCATACTAAATATCTTCATTCATTGTTACCCAGTGATGACGGAGTCACTTGCTGGGACGCGCATGGAAAATAAAGGCAATGATATGAAAGATGGAGGTGAGGCTAGTTAAGGCGACCTTGCAAGAAAACGAGAGAGCATATGTTGCACCCCCGACATAAAGGTTACCCCGGTGCAATTAATGATGTCCACTATATTGGAGATGTGTGACCTAGCAAAAATGCCCATATAAAGCTTAATTAACAAGAAATGAGAGATATACTAtatctttatatatatatatat from Triticum urartu cultivar G1812 chromosome 3, Tu2.1, whole genome shotgun sequence encodes:
- the LOC125549161 gene encoding glycine-rich cell wall structural protein 2-like, with amino-acid sequence MVGTKLVALGYVVLLSIGLANAARVVRFGSGSATGTGAGGGEGGGTVSGGGSGAGSGTGSGVSSSSGSHASGGGGGGGGGGGQDGGTGYGSGSGSGSGSSQYSQGSSYPYGGGYGGVPRLRTPIMRPHPNILHILGHRHIALREW